One segment of Streptosporangium brasiliense DNA contains the following:
- the rpmI gene encoding 50S ribosomal protein L35 yields the protein MPKMKTHSGAKKRFRLTGSGKIKRRRANRAHYNEWKSSTLTRRLKSEVVLSDADAKKIKKLLAK from the coding sequence ATGCCGAAGATGAAGACGCACAGCGGTGCGAAGAAGCGATTCCGGCTCACCGGTTCCGGCAAGATCAAGCGCCGCCGGGCCAACCGCGCGCACTACAACGAGTGGAAGTCGTCCACCTTGACGCGTCGTCTCAAGTCCGAGGTCGTGCTCTCCGATGCCGACGCCAAGAAGATCAAGAAGCTGCTCGCTAAGTAA
- a CDS encoding TrmH family RNA methyltransferase, whose product MAGSELTNIKSPRVKAVRRLTKRAFRDRDRSFLAEGPQAVREALALDGVVVELFATAEAGTRHADIVAAATAAGVPVHRASGEVMAELAQTVTPQGLLAVCRFVHVALDRAVTADARLVAVLAHVRDPGNAGTVLRTADAAGADAVVFTDASVDPYNGKCVRASAGSLFHLPVTTGAPVAQAVRRLKDSGLRVLAADGAGERTLDDVDLSGPTAWVFGNEAWGLPEEILRLTDEVVRVPIYGRAESLNLATAAAVCLYASARSQRAGSRTPAPRLP is encoded by the coding sequence ATGGCGGGATCTGAGCTGACCAACATCAAGTCGCCGAGGGTCAAGGCCGTGCGGCGGCTGACCAAACGGGCCTTCCGGGACCGGGACCGGTCCTTCCTCGCCGAGGGGCCGCAGGCCGTCCGCGAGGCGCTGGCGCTGGACGGCGTCGTGGTGGAGCTGTTCGCCACGGCCGAGGCCGGGACGCGCCACGCCGACATCGTCGCCGCCGCCACCGCCGCGGGGGTGCCCGTCCACCGGGCCAGCGGCGAGGTCATGGCCGAGCTCGCCCAGACCGTCACCCCGCAGGGGCTGCTGGCGGTGTGCCGGTTCGTGCACGTGGCCCTGGACCGCGCCGTCACCGCCGACGCCAGGCTGGTGGCCGTGCTCGCCCACGTCCGGGACCCGGGGAACGCCGGGACCGTGCTGCGCACCGCCGACGCGGCGGGTGCCGACGCGGTCGTCTTCACCGACGCCTCGGTGGACCCCTACAACGGCAAGTGCGTCCGGGCCAGCGCGGGCAGCCTGTTCCACCTCCCGGTCACCACCGGGGCGCCGGTGGCGCAGGCCGTGCGGCGGCTGAAGGACTCCGGGCTGCGGGTGCTCGCCGCCGACGGCGCCGGCGAGCGGACCCTGGACGACGTGGACCTGTCCGGTCCGACGGCCTGGGTCTTCGGCAACGAGGCGTGGGGACTGCCGGAGGAGATCCTGCGGCTGACCGACGAAGTGGTCCGCGTGCCGATCTACGGCCGGGCCGAGAGTCTCAACCTCGCGACCGCCGCCGCGGTGTGTCTGTACGCATCTGCCCGGTCTCAGCGGGCCGGTTCCCGGACCCCCGCTCCGAGGCTGCCGTAG
- a CDS encoding sensor histidine kinase: MHGEHTDERSADSACVIDVDELPDGLVVTDRDGHVLAVNRAATRLTGVTRDQAAGRHLRDVFSFHDHDGRDWWKWFDTYGGLPTRSRQPELPLRTPGGQEMLVAARLVRRPERGGEIVRVVITMRDAGARARLERSRADLVSTVAHELRSPLTSVKGFTATLLAKWTRFTDNQKLVMLETVNADADRVTRLITELLDVSRIESGRLEIHRQVVDIPARARKVIAGRVAAGEPEDRFRLEVLGELPETWLDQDKIDQVLANLLENAVRHGRGTVTVAIEPNEWGVTVSVRDQGEGIPPELATRVFRQFWRGNARRRGGTGLGLFIVKGLIEAHGGTISVQRGPEGGAEFRFMVPTGTPDFA; the protein is encoded by the coding sequence GTGCACGGCGAACACACCGACGAGCGGAGCGCTGATTCCGCCTGTGTGATCGACGTGGACGAGCTCCCCGACGGCCTCGTCGTCACCGACCGGGACGGCCACGTGCTGGCCGTCAACCGGGCCGCGACCCGCCTGACCGGGGTCACCCGCGACCAGGCCGCCGGACGGCACCTGCGGGACGTGTTCTCCTTCCACGACCACGACGGGCGCGACTGGTGGAAGTGGTTCGACACCTATGGCGGGCTGCCCACCCGCAGCCGCCAGCCCGAGCTCCCGCTGCGCACCCCGGGCGGCCAGGAGATGCTCGTGGCCGCCCGTCTGGTGCGCAGGCCCGAGCGGGGCGGTGAGATCGTCCGCGTGGTGATCACGATGCGCGACGCCGGCGCCCGCGCCCGCCTGGAGCGCAGCCGCGCCGACCTGGTCTCCACCGTGGCCCACGAGCTCCGCTCCCCGCTCACCAGCGTCAAGGGCTTCACCGCGACCCTGCTGGCCAAGTGGACCCGCTTCACCGACAACCAGAAGCTCGTCATGCTGGAGACGGTCAACGCCGACGCCGACCGGGTGACCCGGCTGATCACCGAGCTGCTCGACGTCTCCCGCATCGAGTCCGGGCGGCTGGAGATCCACCGCCAGGTGGTCGACATCCCGGCCAGGGCCCGCAAGGTCATCGCCGGGCGGGTCGCGGCGGGGGAGCCGGAAGACCGTTTCCGGCTGGAGGTCCTGGGCGAGCTGCCCGAGACCTGGCTCGACCAGGACAAGATCGACCAGGTCCTGGCCAACCTGCTGGAAAACGCGGTCCGCCACGGGCGCGGTACGGTGACAGTAGCCATCGAGCCGAACGAGTGGGGAGTGACCGTGTCCGTCCGTGACCAGGGAGAGGGCATCCCGCCCGAGCTGGCCACGCGCGTGTTCCGGCAGTTCTGGCGGGGCAACGCCCGCCGCCGCGGTGGCACCGGGCTCGGCCTGTTCATCGTCAAGGGCCTGATCGAGGCCCATGGTGGCACCATCTCCGTGCAGCGGGGGCCCGAGGGCGGGGCCGAGTTCCGATTTATGGTGCCCACCGGCACCCCTGACTTCGCCTGA
- the infC gene encoding translation initiation factor IF-3 — MWQPPAKAAADRNLGGPISAEPRINDRIRVPEVRLVGPNGEQVGIVSIGDALKLAQESDLDLVEVAATARPPVCKLMDYGKFKYESAMKAREARRNQAYTIIKEIKLRPKIDPHDYETKKGHVVRFLKAGDKVKVTIMFRGREQSRPELGFRLLQRLAEDVTELGFVESQPKQDGRNMIMVIGPHKKKAEAKAEKAAAKARRDEDSVEGQAPVEDEVAAPQE; from the coding sequence ATGTGGCAGCCGCCTGCGAAGGCGGCTGCGGATCGCAACCTAGGAGGCCCCATCAGCGCCGAGCCCCGCATCAACGACCGTATTCGCGTCCCCGAGGTCCGCCTCGTCGGCCCGAACGGCGAACAGGTTGGCATCGTCTCCATCGGCGATGCTCTGAAGCTGGCTCAGGAGTCCGACCTCGACCTCGTTGAGGTCGCGGCCACGGCCCGCCCGCCCGTGTGCAAGCTCATGGACTACGGCAAGTTCAAGTACGAGTCCGCGATGAAGGCACGTGAGGCGCGGCGTAACCAGGCGTACACGATCATCAAGGAGATCAAGCTCCGGCCGAAGATCGACCCGCACGACTACGAGACCAAGAAGGGTCACGTGGTGCGGTTCCTCAAGGCGGGAGACAAGGTCAAGGTCACGATCATGTTCCGCGGGCGGGAGCAGTCCCGGCCCGAGCTGGGCTTCCGGCTCCTGCAGCGCCTGGCGGAGGACGTCACGGAGCTCGGCTTCGTGGAGTCCCAGCCCAAGCAGGACGGCCGAAACATGATCATGGTGATCGGCCCGCACAAGAAGAAGGCCGAGGCCAAGGCCGAGAAGGCGGCGGCCAAGGCGCGGCGTGACGAGGACTCCGTGGAGGGTCAGGCGCCCGTCGAGGACGAGGTGGCCGCTCCGCAGGAGTGA
- the pheT gene encoding phenylalanine--tRNA ligase subunit beta — translation MKVPLSWLREYVDLPAVTAQEVADRLTAAGLKLEAVTSYGHDVKNVVVGEVLAIEELQGFKKPIRHCQVEVGEAAPREIVCGATNFAVGDRVPVVLPGGVLPGGFEVGARKTYGRMSEGMICSERELGLSDEHGGIMVLAEGTPIGADVVELLGLRDDVIELEITPDIGYALSIRGVAREAATAFGSAFLDPADVSPPAGAGPSYPASIADPTACDRFVLREVQGFDPAAPSPLWLRVRLTRAGMRPVSLAVDVTNYVMLELGQPLHAFDAARLTGGIVVRRAEPGETLETLDHVVRKLDPEDVLITDASGAISMAGTMGGLHTEISEASTDIVIEAAHFAASGVARMSRRHNLVSEASKRFERGVDRELPLYASWRAAQLLAELGGGTIQPGVTHAEAEVEPVRISIPSGHPGKVAGIGYDRETVIRRLEQVGCTVTGGAVAPADEIAAKLAVTGDDMLTVTPPSWRPDLTDPNDLAEEVIRLEGYENLPSILPAAPAGAGLSEGQRLRRRVGRALAASGYVEILAYPFVGERDFDNLQLPADDARRRAVRLANPLSEDEPLMRTTLLPGLLKTLVRNVGRGFGDTALFETGLVYRPSQGAAKRAPVLGVDRRPSEEELASIESALPAQPLRVAAVLAGEFEGSGWWGQGRAAAWADAVEAARTVAREAGVTLEVRADRHEPWHPGRCAALYAGDVLVGHAGELHPRVIEAYGLPARTSAMELELTRLEPLSAGPAQAPAVSSYPVATQDVALVVEAATPVAEVERALREGAGELLESVRLFDVYTGAQAGEGRKSLAYTLRFRAPDRTLTVEETTAARDAAVALAGERTGAQLRGV, via the coding sequence ATGAAGGTCCCGCTTTCATGGCTGCGGGAGTATGTCGATCTCCCCGCCGTCACCGCCCAAGAGGTCGCCGACAGGCTCACCGCCGCGGGCCTCAAGCTGGAGGCCGTCACCTCCTACGGCCACGACGTCAAGAACGTGGTCGTCGGCGAGGTGCTCGCCATCGAGGAGCTGCAGGGCTTCAAGAAGCCCATCCGGCACTGCCAGGTCGAGGTGGGAGAGGCCGCGCCGCGTGAGATCGTCTGCGGCGCGACCAACTTCGCCGTCGGCGACCGGGTGCCGGTCGTGCTGCCCGGCGGAGTGCTGCCCGGCGGCTTCGAGGTCGGCGCCCGCAAGACCTACGGGCGGATGTCCGAGGGCATGATCTGCTCCGAGCGCGAGCTCGGGCTGAGCGACGAGCACGGCGGCATCATGGTGCTGGCCGAGGGCACCCCGATCGGGGCCGACGTGGTCGAGCTGCTCGGCCTGCGCGACGACGTGATCGAGCTGGAGATCACCCCGGACATCGGCTACGCGCTGTCGATCCGCGGTGTGGCCCGCGAGGCGGCCACCGCCTTCGGCTCGGCCTTCCTCGACCCGGCCGACGTCTCCCCGCCCGCCGGCGCGGGTCCGTCCTATCCGGCCTCCATCGCCGACCCGACGGCCTGCGACCGCTTCGTGCTGCGCGAGGTGCAGGGCTTCGACCCGGCGGCGCCCAGCCCGCTGTGGCTGCGCGTACGGCTCACCCGCGCCGGCATGCGCCCGGTCTCGCTGGCCGTCGACGTCACCAACTACGTGATGCTGGAGCTCGGCCAGCCCCTGCACGCCTTCGACGCCGCCAGGCTGACCGGAGGGATCGTGGTGCGCCGGGCCGAGCCGGGCGAGACGCTGGAGACGCTCGACCACGTCGTCCGCAAGCTCGACCCGGAAGACGTCCTGATCACCGACGCGTCGGGGGCGATCTCGATGGCCGGGACCATGGGTGGCCTGCACACCGAGATCTCCGAGGCCTCCACCGACATCGTGATCGAGGCCGCGCACTTCGCCGCCAGCGGCGTGGCGCGGATGTCCCGCCGCCACAACCTGGTCAGCGAGGCGTCCAAGCGCTTCGAGCGGGGCGTGGACCGGGAGCTGCCGCTGTACGCCTCCTGGCGCGCGGCCCAGCTCCTGGCGGAGCTCGGCGGCGGCACGATCCAGCCGGGCGTGACCCATGCCGAGGCCGAGGTCGAGCCGGTCCGCATCTCCATCCCGAGCGGCCACCCCGGCAAGGTCGCCGGGATCGGCTACGACCGGGAGACCGTGATCCGCCGCCTTGAGCAGGTCGGCTGCACGGTCACCGGCGGCGCGGTCGCCCCCGCCGACGAGATCGCCGCCAAGCTCGCGGTCACCGGCGACGACATGCTGACGGTGACCCCGCCCTCCTGGCGGCCCGACCTCACCGACCCGAACGACCTCGCCGAGGAGGTAATCCGGCTCGAAGGCTACGAGAACCTGCCCTCGATCCTGCCGGCCGCCCCGGCGGGCGCCGGTCTCAGCGAGGGCCAGCGGCTGCGCCGCCGGGTGGGCCGGGCGCTGGCCGCCTCCGGCTACGTCGAGATCCTGGCCTACCCCTTCGTCGGGGAGCGTGACTTCGACAACCTGCAGCTGCCCGCCGACGACGCGCGCCGCCGGGCCGTACGGCTGGCCAACCCGCTCAGCGAGGACGAGCCGCTGATGCGGACCACGCTGCTGCCGGGGCTGCTCAAGACGCTGGTCCGCAACGTGGGCCGGGGGTTCGGCGACACCGCGCTGTTCGAGACGGGTCTGGTCTACCGGCCGTCCCAGGGCGCGGCCAAGCGCGCGCCGGTGCTCGGGGTGGACCGCAGGCCGAGCGAGGAGGAGCTCGCCTCCATCGAGTCCGCGCTGCCCGCCCAGCCGCTGCGGGTGGCAGCCGTGCTGGCCGGGGAGTTCGAGGGCTCCGGGTGGTGGGGCCAGGGACGGGCGGCCGCCTGGGCGGACGCCGTCGAGGCGGCCCGCACGGTGGCCCGCGAGGCCGGGGTCACCCTTGAGGTCCGCGCCGACCGGCACGAGCCCTGGCACCCGGGCCGCTGCGCGGCCCTGTACGCCGGGGACGTGCTCGTCGGTCACGCCGGTGAGCTGCACCCGCGCGTCATCGAGGCCTACGGCCTGCCCGCGCGCACCAGCGCGATGGAGCTGGAGCTGACCAGGCTGGAGCCGCTGTCGGCCGGTCCGGCGCAGGCCCCCGCGGTCTCCTCCTACCCGGTCGCCACGCAGGACGTCGCGCTCGTCGTCGAGGCCGCCACCCCGGTGGCCGAGGTGGAGCGGGCGCTGCGCGAGGGGGCGGGCGAGCTGCTGGAGTCGGTCCGGCTGTTCGACGTCTACACCGGGGCCCAGGCCGGTGAGGGCAGGAAGTCCCTGGCCTACACCCTGCGGTTCCGGGCGCCGGACCGGACGCTGACCGTCGAGGAGACCACCGCGGCCCGCGACGCGGCCGTGGCGCTCGCCGGTGAGCGCACCGGAGCCCAGCTCCGCGGCGTCTGA
- the rplT gene encoding 50S ribosomal protein L20: MARVKRAINAKKKRKVVLERAKGYRGQRSRLYRKAKEQMLHSMTYAYRDRKDRKGTFRRLWIQRINAAARQNGITYNRLIQGLRLASIEVDRKILADLAVNDAATFATLVEAAKKALPADVNAPVAG; this comes from the coding sequence ATGGCACGCGTGAAGCGGGCGATCAACGCCAAGAAGAAGCGCAAGGTCGTTCTCGAGCGGGCGAAGGGCTACCGGGGCCAGCGGTCCAGGCTGTACCGCAAGGCCAAGGAGCAGATGCTCCACTCGATGACCTATGCCTACCGCGACCGCAAGGACCGCAAGGGCACCTTCCGCCGTCTCTGGATCCAGCGCATCAACGCCGCTGCCCGCCAGAACGGCATCACCTACAACCGGCTCATCCAGGGTCTGCGCCTGGCCTCCATCGAGGTCGACCGCAAGATCCTCGCTGACCTCGCGGTCAACGACGCCGCCACGTTCGCGACGCTGGTCGAGGCCGCCAAGAAGGCGCTCCCGGCCGACGTGAACGCGCCGGTCGCCGGCTGA
- the pheS gene encoding phenylalanine--tRNA ligase subunit alpha — protein MVRMQADALDAIKAARDLDELKQVRLAHAGDRSPIALANREIGALPPAARAEAGKRIGGARKAVSEALAERQAQLEAERDERVLVEETVDVTLPWDRAPRGARHPLTTLQERVADAFVAMGYEVAEGPELEGEWFNFDALNISPDHPARSEHDTFFVESVDSGMVLRTQTSPVQIRALLSRSLPVYVISPGKVFRTDELDATHTPVFHQVEGLAIDEGLTMAHLKGTLDRFAEVMFGEGITTRFRPNYFPFTEPSAEMDLKCFVCRGASAVPGNPHCRTCKSEGWIEWGGCGMVNPRVLIACGVDPGRYSGFAFGMGIERTLMFRHNVEDMRDMVEGDVRFTLPFGMEV, from the coding sequence ATGGTGCGCATGCAGGCCGACGCGCTCGACGCCATCAAGGCGGCGCGCGACCTCGACGAACTCAAGCAGGTACGGCTCGCGCACGCCGGTGACCGCTCGCCGATCGCCCTGGCCAACCGTGAGATCGGCGCCCTGCCGCCGGCGGCCCGCGCCGAGGCGGGCAAGCGCATCGGCGGTGCCCGCAAGGCCGTCTCCGAGGCTCTCGCCGAGCGCCAGGCCCAGCTGGAGGCCGAGCGTGACGAGCGGGTCCTCGTCGAGGAGACCGTCGACGTCACGCTGCCCTGGGACCGCGCCCCGCGCGGCGCCCGGCACCCTCTGACCACCCTGCAGGAGCGCGTCGCCGACGCGTTCGTCGCGATGGGCTACGAGGTGGCCGAGGGCCCCGAGCTGGAAGGCGAGTGGTTCAACTTCGACGCGCTGAACATCTCGCCGGACCACCCGGCGCGCTCGGAGCACGACACCTTCTTCGTGGAGTCGGTCGACTCCGGCATGGTGCTGCGCACGCAGACCTCGCCGGTGCAGATCCGGGCCCTGCTCAGCCGGAGCCTGCCGGTCTATGTGATCTCACCCGGCAAGGTGTTCCGCACCGACGAGCTCGACGCCACCCACACCCCGGTCTTCCACCAGGTCGAGGGGCTGGCGATCGACGAGGGCCTGACCATGGCCCACCTCAAGGGCACCCTCGACCGGTTCGCCGAGGTCATGTTCGGCGAGGGCATCACGACCAGGTTCCGGCCGAACTACTTCCCGTTCACCGAGCCGTCCGCCGAGATGGACCTGAAGTGCTTCGTCTGCCGGGGCGCCTCCGCGGTGCCCGGCAACCCGCACTGCCGCACCTGCAAGTCCGAGGGCTGGATCGAGTGGGGCGGCTGCGGCATGGTCAACCCGCGGGTGCTCATCGCCTGCGGCGTCGACCCCGGCCGCTACAGCGGCTTCGCTTTCGGCATGGGCATCGAGCGCACGCTGATGTTCCGCCACAACGTCGAGGACATGCGCGACATGGTCGAGGGAGACGTCCGCTTCACGCTCCCGTTCGGGATGGAGGTCTGA